The genomic stretch ggacacgcggacgcggggcgctgtccgcgtgtccgggcggccacgcaaacggcccaaaacggatggcccagcgcgtccgtttgggtcgcccggttggagatgcccttaggcctgAGGAGGCGACCCACCCACCGACATTGCTGGAGGACGCGACCCCTCCTGATACTGTGGCCGGCAAGAAGCGCGCCAAGAGCCCTCGAAGGTCGGCGCTGACTGGGAAAAACGTGAATAGAGCAGGTGCGCTCTAGGCACTTGCACACGTTTtgactttttcttttttatatctctcaaattatataatatttggatttggtttttatgcaagtcACTCAAAAATAACAAACAGAATGGGGGAACAATAGTTCGGAATTTTGTTTGCAATTTCaatttttaaattattttaaaatttaaaataaattcttgaaacatatatatatatatttgtatatatGTATATACATGATGACATAAAAATCTAAAATATTTTTCCCATATTCTAGTTGCTATGTTTAATTGATCTGGAAAATTTCAAGTTCAGATTTTGTGTGatgtgagagatacaaaaataaaaaattgattgagagaagaaaagaaatAGCTAGCACGGATCTTGATGCAGTATGGACAGTCTAGATACGGGTGCTCACTGATCACCTCCTCTAAAAGTCCTCTCTTCGCTGACTGTAAGGAAGGGGCACGACAAGAAGACGTTGATCGAATGAAGGCTCTGGTTGCGCCGTTGGCTAGATGGAGCCATGGTGGCGGAGATTGCGCCAATCGTGGCTAAAATGACCTCGAAGAAAAGGTCCATTGCTTGCACTATAAAGCAGGGCCTGTTTGGGCAATGGCTAAGAGATTGTGGTCCTGACATGGGAGAGGAGGCCCTCCCTGAGTTCTTCTTGTTGTGGTAGAGGTTGGACAATTTCCATCTGGCCCCAGACCACGATGATGTGCTTCTGTGAAGATGGTCGGGCGACGATTGCTATTATACCAAGTCGGCCTATGGGGCCTTCTTTGTTGGCCAGGAGAAGGCCACTGACTCCGAGGAAATTTGGCGCTCGAGGGCCTCTTACAGTTGCAAGTTCTTCGCGTGACTCTCTTCGAAGAACTGTTGTTGGAGGGTTGACATGCTTCAACATCGTGGGCTGCCCTGTCTGCTGGCTTGCTCCCTCTGCGAACAGGAGGAAGAGACCTTGCATCACCTTCTTCTTGGCTGCGTGGTGGCGCAGGAGGTCTGGGTGTGGACACTCCGTCCTTAGTACAAGCTAGAGTGGCTCCCAGAGGCGGACTCTGACCTTCTAGAGTGGTGGACTTCTTGCTCCTGCCCGGTGGCTCATAGACGGGACATATGGACTGCTATCATCTTGGTCTTCTGGTGCACCTGGAGGCACCAGAACAACGTGGTCTTCAATGGTGTGGTGGCTTCGGAATCCTCCATTAGGGAGAAGATTAGAGAGGAGTTTGATAGGTTGCGGCTTGCTAAGCTCTTTCGTGGCACGCATTTTGTATTTCCTGAGATGAGTCATGTACCGTGGCAACATGGAGAGTAGGTGTGAGTGGGGGAACTGTCTCCCCTGTGGGTAGCGCTAACTTTGTTCTTTGGCACTGttctatatgattgatacaccttTTCATGGTGTATTCTCGTCAGTGAAGGCTCTGATTTACAATATTCGCATGTTCGGGTGAGAGAGTCACCGCACCCAGCAGGAACACTATATGGAGCAAAATAGGATGGACATCCCAGGTCTTGAGGAAACTATCAAAGAAGACTTCTCCGTGGCTGATCTTCGTAGCCTTGAGCATGCGAGACAATTCATTTGCAATTGGCTTCTGGCGACAGGGCCCTACGGGGGATGCTTTTGGGCTCCTGTGATGACTGTTTCGAGATAAGGGAATGGAAGAATGGATCTTTCTTCATAAATGCATCAATACTCCAACGGAACAACACGACACTGATGATCATTGCCGGATGGAAAAGTTCCTGGGGAAACTTGAGAGGGTGGTGTTAGACTACCCATTACCGATTGTGGTGGGTGGAGATTTTAATCTCATTCGCTCGGTGGGGATGAGAGTAATGATAATATTAACTGGCCTAGGGTGCCCCGATTTTATTAGTCTATTGCCGCGATATCCCTCCAAGAGATTTGTTGGACTGTGGCCTGGTTCACATGGACCAATAGACAACGTTGCCCATCCAATGCGTTCTGGATAGAGTGTTTGTGCCTCCAGCCAGGGAGACTCGTTTCCTCCTGTGTTCGCTGACCGCAAACACCAAGATTGGGTCTGGCCACAATGTGCTTCTTTTGAACGATAGGGAGGGGATGATATTCGACCCGATTCACGGCTTGTCATTTATAGTCTGTACCGCTACTGTTAGGCATGTAGCCCCTTAGACTAAGATCAGGGGATCGTACTTGTTTGTGTGCCTGCATGGTCATGTGTTGTATCAGACTTAGTGATGGTTGCCATtagtggctttatatataaagtcaGGCCCGAGGCCTTTTAGTTTATGGTAGAAGAGAGATACACGATGCAATTCTGATGCGGCATTAGAACCCAACTTCTCGCTGTAACGCTACTGGTCGCTCCGCTTTCGGTGGCCTTAGGGCCTTGGAGGCGTGGCGGACGGCCGCCTCTTGCTGGCAGGaaggtttttgtttttgtttagctTATTTtagtgtcttcttcgggatgTTGAAGCGATGGCTACATCCTAaactcagaataaggtcctccccaacCTACCCTCCCTCTGGTGGTGCAGCGATGGGTCTTCTAGGACCAAGTCGGTTTAcgtgttcgttggtgtggtttcGTGTGAGTCTCTTCCAATCACCGGTtgtcaccattgatgatggttgctgctctgatgTGCTGGTTCTTTGGgatcttagcacgacgacttcccgtatGTCTACTACAATAAATTCTACCCGCGACAAGTTTTGTCTGGCtttggtgatggaggggcgaggacggtgGCGCGTCTTTAGCTCGCGCtagtgtagtcgtcgctaggtgatcCAAATGacctatttatatattttttattgctTTTAGATCTGTTTGTACTTGTGTCGATGAATATTAATAGATTGGTGAAGTTTTCGTAAAAAATATTTAAGTTGTAAATCTTCGTCGCTCTCCAATTTAGATAGTTTGTTAATGTGTTTTGTTTGCTATAGTGGCCCTCCatcacgaaaaaaatgatgtcGTAGATTTGTCTAAATAAAAATGTGTCTAGACATAATGTAGTGTATAGAAAATTTCCGTGCTTGAGTGATAGATGTGACAATGAAGTGGCTGAAGAAATATTGTGCCATTTCTGTCGTGCAGGCGAACTAGGGATGGATCAAAGTAGGTACAACTCGACGACATGTTTCATTTTCGAAGTGCATCCAGATGTAATGCAGAGCAGGCTTTATTTGTCGTAAAACATCTAATAGCCAATCAGAGACTGACATGTTGGGTAGACTCCTACCACAAGCTTGAGCTAACATACTATTAATCTTTTTTTTATTGCGAGAAACATACTATTAATCTTAATCGGCCGGCTTGAATTCCTGGAGCTCCTTGAAGCTCTCCCACTCCTTTACCCAGACCTTGGCCTCGTAAAGCTTGTTGGCGCCGGCTTGGTTAACTTCGATGGTAAAGTAGTGCAAGGTCCCGGCCACCAACTGTCCCCTCGCCTTCACCACCCTCTCGAACTCCAGCGCCGTGTTCTGCACCCAACATAAGATCATCAATCAGGTAAACAGAGGCTGTATGTAGAACTCTTGGGATCTGGCGAAAATCCGTGAAGGGTTTCTTACGGCCTTGGTGTTGTGCTCGGAGACGGCGAACCGGGCAAGCTCGATGGCCTCAGGGTTCTTCTCATACCCCGCCGGCGCGTCCTCGACGCTGCCGAACGTCGGCAGCCTGCGTGGTGGGACGCGACAAAATCTTCCCCGGCAGGGACGCGACGCCTTGGCCATCGCTGCTGCCGTCCGATGCGTGGGTCGCTGCGCTGAGCCGCCGGTGGATGAAGAGGGAGGACGGCGACGGCCGCTTCCGAGAGCGAGAGCGCAGATTCCGCGAAGGGGGGCGATCGATCTCATGTCGAACGGAGTGGACAACGGTCGACGGACGTGGGGGACAATATGTGATCTGCCGGAGCGCGACAGATTTGGACGTCGACCGGGATGGGCGCGGCAGCGGAAGGCAGGCGGAGGCGCAGTAACCGGCCACGGTGCATGCGAGGGATGTTAACAACGGTAGGTTACAACCTTCAGGGTCAAGAAAAGATCAGgataaatcaaaaaaaaaaaaacccggttAATTTATATCCTACCAAACCGTGTACAACAGAATAGGGAATTAATTTGTTACCGAGCGAATTACCGGCCGGTTTATGAAAATTTATAAAACCATGCTCGAAGATAAaagcctactctcgcggcatgaGTAATCCCAAATGCTTTGCTCCCGCAATGCTCCAAAGGGACGCCACCACTTTGATTTTTGCCATAACCAAGGTGGACATGGTGGAAGTGTTGCGGAAAACTCTAGCACTCCTTCTGTTCCATATTTCCCATGAGGTGAGCATAATGAGAGACGCCAACGACTTCCTTCTAGTGCTATTAATGTAGATAACCGACTACCACCATTCCTTTACCGAAACATAATTTTTCCACGAGGACGTATCCACCGAGGTAAGCCCAAGCTAAGTGATGATCATATTCCACACCCGCACCGTGTATCGAGACTTGAAGAAGAGATGGACCGCGGTTTCATCGACTTGGTTGCAAAGCTTACAGAGTCCACAATTTGGCCATCCGCGACACCGTGGCTTGTTTTCGTGCACTACACGCCAAGAGATTAAATCTAAGTAAGACAACAAGACATCCGGTGGATCTTCTATCATCAAGATATCTACCCAACCGGCATTGGAAAAAACATTGACATTGTTGCGGACCTTTAGCCTAGTGTCCACTACCTCTGAAACGAGATAACCTTGATATTCTTTCTAATTACATCATGCACAATTGCAGGAGAATGCGACAATTGACAAACTTTAATAAGTGAATAGATATGTCAGGTCTTTCTACGTTAAATTTTCTGACACCAACCATGCTCCTCTAGCGAGTTGAGTCCTATGGACCCAAATCTTCTCCTTGATGCGCTCAAACTTTTGATTAGTATAGAGAGTCGCTGGCGGGTTTGCAATCTGATCGGTAGACGCTTGAGAACATCAAAAGTACATGCCTGGTGGAATATTTCTCTTCCTTTGGTAGAGATTGTGTTATCCACGCGATGATCCAACTGTCCAGATATGTGGGAGGTGAAGTGGCAAACAAGTTCAGGGACTGATATAAACACTTGGAATTCATCAACTCAATGAGCGTGTTCCATTATGGGAACCATACCCACAAGTTTATTCATCATGAAGCACCTAAAGCCAGTGAGACCGACATGTTGGATAGGCTCCAACGACAAGGCTAAGTCGCCATATCAGTAACATAGTATATGCAGAGCATCTCAGGGTACGGGCTTGAATTCCTGGAGCTGCTTGAAGTTCTCCCACGCCTTCTCCCACACCTTGGCTTCGTACACCTTCTTGGCGCCGTCCTCCTTGACCTCGATGGTGAAGTAGTGCATGCACCCGGCCACCACCTGCAGCCTCACCTTCACCAGCCTCTCGAACTCGACCGACGCGTTCTGAATCAAACCAGATAGAAGAACAGTTGTTTCAGAAGAAACGAAAGAAGGAACAGAGAAAGGTACTAAATTCTTTGGGTCGGGTGGGAATTGTCTTACGGCCTTGGTGTTGTGCTCGGCGACGGCGAATCGTGCCAGTTCGATGGTCTCGAGGTCGTTCTCCCGCCCCGCCGGCGCGTCCTGGATGCCACCCAGCATGGGGCGGCGGCGTGGGCCGTCGTGCGCCGCCTTGGCCATCGCTGCTGCCGTCCGGTGGGTCGCTGCACTGAGAACGAGAGCCGTGCGCTACTGAGAACTGATTTCGTCAATCGTGAGGATCAATCTCCGTGGATATCGAGCGGATTGGATGCTTGGATGGGATTTATAGCGACGGTTGGGGAAAGGAATCGCTAGAGCGCGACAGATTTGggcgtctggcagcacgtcgacGGGATGGCGATGCGTTGCGAATGAATGCTTAACGCGGAAGGCAAGTGGTGGCCAAGTAAACAGGTGCCACAATTACAGAATCCCAAGTCCAAGTTCTCAACACAGTATAGTGGTCACGATCGAACTGGATTTTCTACCGTGCACTCGAGACGTCGAGCATATGTACCCACCGTCCGTTGATGCTTGGATTTTTGTgccctgtatttttttttttcgtCAAAGCTGGCCAGGTTTTAGAATGGATAGCTCATTGGACCATTCTTGGGTGCGAATGCAAGAGAGTCCAAGATAATTCTTGATCACGTCCCTGGGTTTCGGCGTGGCCGGAGCCGGTGATGGCGGCGCCTTGCGTGTTCTTAAAGGCATCATTGAGGCGAAGCTTCCAGCTCCTTCGCTGCCCTCCGGAGGAAATCCCAGATCTGTGGATCGGATGATGGCGACGCCTATACGTCGTTCCCCCTTGGGGGCATCAGTTTTGGAGGTGTGCATCTCACGAGGGACATGTGGTTTGTTTTCTTGGTGGAGCGGTGTTGTTTCTAGTGCATCGACAATGACAAGTCTCGGTAGCGTGGCGTAGCGGGGTCTTGACGGTGGTCGCGTGATGTTCAACACATGAAGGGAGGGGGCGTTGTCTGGCGTCGTGGTGTCGTCGACGACAGGAATGACAAAGCTTTTGCAGATCTTTATCCTGAAGGTTGCTTGGCGGCTTGATGGTGGCGACGGCTTCCGTAGTGTGTGCATGAGGTGTTCACTACGAGTCTGCTAGATCGGATGAGCTCTCCCGTTTCGCTTAGTGGGTGTCTCGGGGTATGCTGATGTTCCCGTTCCTAGTTTTTTcgacaaagagcatatattaatatcacatagataccaattacacccagcctctgcaacaacgcactgccctagcggcattacggatgcacacaaccaaaaaaaagacAGGAGAAAtaccaaaaaaagaaaagtacCGCTACAGTGATCTAATCATTTAAAACAGCagcactaacaccaccaagacagcacCAGAAGTCCAGCTTCTCCAAAAGCAACGCTTCCAAGAAGGCAACAGTGCATAagcgccatcgtcgcccgatcatagatcttaggttttcaccttgaagaaAGTATTCACTCTCTAaatgatgccttcaacaaggacattgccaagcacaacaaattaaggtcagaccttggattttcaccctaaaagctAAAACTTTAAACTTCTCTTGTACGGTCGTCCCCACTAGCATGTCGCTGCTCCAAGTTCCAGATCACCAAGCCAAGTCCTCCTTGCCACCAAGACTCAAGTCACCAT from Lolium rigidum isolate FL_2022 chromosome 4, APGP_CSIRO_Lrig_0.1, whole genome shotgun sequence encodes the following:
- the LOC124648480 gene encoding cysteine proteinase inhibitor-like; this encodes MAKASRPCRGRFCRVPPRRLPTFGSVEDAPAGYEKNPEAIELARFAVSEHNTKANTALEFERVVKARGQLVAGTLHYFTIEVNQAGANKLYEAKVWVKEWESFKELQEFKPAD
- the LOC124649982 gene encoding cysteine proteinase inhibitor-like, with the translated sequence MAKAAHDGPRRRPMLGGIQDAPAGRENDLETIELARFAVAEHNTKANASVEFERLVKVRLQVVAGCMHYFTIEVKEDGAKKVYEAKVWEKAWENFKQLQEFKPVP